A single Anopheles arabiensis isolate DONGOLA chromosome 2, AaraD3, whole genome shotgun sequence DNA region contains:
- the LOC120897949 gene encoding integrin-linked protein kinase: protein MEDIFHWCREGNSIQVRLWLDDTEHDMNLGDDHGFSPLHWCAKEGHSKLVEMLLHRGARVNATNMGDDIPLHLASAHGHYDIVQMLIRHRSDVNAANEHGNTPLHYACFWGYQAIAEELVNNGALISLANKDGDTPLDKAKALLATRLHNLAVESGQELKKISFKDQSWSGMKTRSRDATLSRFKGINIQELTLHNKVAITPGGETWRGRWQNNEIIAKILAIRECTARVARDFNEEFPKLRIFSHPNILPVLGACNAPSNLIVISQYMPRGSLYDLLHGTAGIVVDTAQAVRFALDIARGMAYLHSLERIIPEYHLNSFHVMIDDDLTARINMADAKFSFQERGRVYQPAWMSPEMLQKKRTERNWEACDMWSFAICIWELATREIPFADLTPMEAGMRIATEGLRVTIPPGTSPHLAKLIKICMNEDPGKRPTFDMIIPILDKMKR from the exons ATGGAGGATATTTTCCACTGGTGCCGCGAGGGAAACTCGATCCAGGTACGGCTCTGGCTGGACGATACCGAGCATGATATGAATTTGGG TGATGATCATGGCTTTAGCCCACTGCATTGGTGCGCGAAGGAAGGCCATAGCAAGCTGGTGGAGATGTTGCTGCATCGTGGCGCACGGGTAAACGCGACCAACATGGGCGACGATATACCGCTTCATCTGGCCTCTGCCCACGGCCACTACGATATCGTGCAGATG CTTATACGCCACCGCTCGGATGTGAATGCGGCGAACGAGCATGGCAATACGCCGCTGCACTACGCTTGCTTCTGGGGCTACCAGGCTATCGCGGAGGAGCTGGTCAATAATGGTGCACTGATTTCGCTAGCCAACAAGGACGGTGACACGCCGTTGGATAAGGCGAAAGCGTTGCTCGCTACACG CTTACACAATCTGGCGGTAGAAAGTGGCCAAGAGCTGAAGAAGATCAGCTTCAAGGATCAGAGCTGGTCGGGCATGAAGACCCGATCGCGCGATGCCACGCTGTCCCGGTTCAAGGGCATCAACATCCAGGAGCTGACGCTCCACAACAAGGTGGCGATAACGCCCGGCGGCGAGACGTGGCGCGGCCGCTGGCAGAACAACGAAATCATTGCGAAGATACTGGCGATCCGCGAGTGTACCGCGCGGGTGGCGCGCGATTTCAACGAGGAGTTCCCGAAGCTGCGCATCTTCTCCCATCCGAACATTCTGCCCGTGCTGGGCGCGTGCAACGCACCGTCTAACCTGATCGTCATCAGCCAGTACATGCCGCGCGGCTCGCTGTACGATCTGCTGCACGGTACGGCCGGCATTGTGGTCGATACGGCGCAGGCCGTGCGGTTCGCGCTCGACATTGCGCGCGGCATGGCGTACCTGCACTCGCTCGAGCGCATCATCCCGGAGTATCATCTCAACAGCTTCCACGTgatg ATCGACGATGACCTGACCGCCCGTATCAATATGGCGGACGCTAAGTTTTCGTTCCAGGAGCGCGGCCGCGTCTACCAGCCCGCCTGGATGAGCCCGGAAATGCTGCAGAAGAAGCGCACCGAGCGGAACTGGGAGGCGTGCGACATGTGGAGCTTCGCGATCTGCATCTGGGAGCTGGCGACGCGCGAAATCCCGTTCGCCGACCTGACGCCGATGGAGGCGGGCATGCGGATCGCGACCGAGGGCCTGCGGGTCACGATCCCGCCCGGCACCTCGCCCCATCTGGCGAAGCTGATCAAAATCTGCATGAACGAGGATCCGGGCAAGCGCCCGACGTTCGACATGATCATACCGATTCTCGACAAGATGAAGCGCTAA